One window of the Tachyglossus aculeatus isolate mTacAcu1 chromosome 12, mTacAcu1.pri, whole genome shotgun sequence genome contains the following:
- the LOC119935702 gene encoding E3 ubiquitin-protein ligase TRIM39-like, with product MATASALESLQVEASCSICLDYLNDPVTIDCGHNFCRACIARCWEDQEAHFPCPVCRRRFQLRNFRTNRQLGNVAEIAKQLKAKKSKRKRREETVCEKHHQALSLFCEKDQEVVCLACRISCDHRDHNVRPVDKAAPSHKKRLRGYLGPLRRQVEDVRKFISSEQRKPGALREKVESRRQKLASEFEKLHQFLNEEQQAVLRRLEDEEKEILQKLSENVTKLSDHSSSLNKLISEIEERSQQSAVELLKGIKSTLSRCENIKIPAAVSIELKKDMCSFPLQHFALKKMIRKFKVDVTLDPETAHPNLILSEDRKSVRFGDTKQDLPDNPERFTYYPFVLGSEGFASGRHYWEVEVGDKTQWTLGVCRDSVIRKGKITPSPQGGYWRLRLWNKDVYAALTSNPTPLLLRVKPRRIGIFLDYELGEVSFYNLNDRSHIYTFTETFTEKLRPFFYPGVHSTPLIIRPVTDWE from the coding sequence ATGGCCACTGCCAGTGCCCTTGAAAGCCTGCAGGTGGAAGCCAGCTGCTCCATCTGCCTGGACTACCTGAACGACCCGGTGACCATCGACTGCGGGCATAACTTCTGCCGGGCGTGCATCGCCCGCTGCTGGGAGGACCAGGAGGCCCACTTCCCCTGCCCGGTCTGCAGGCGCCGCTTCCAGCTGAGGAACTTCAGGACCAACCGCCAGCTGGGCAACGTGGCGGAGATCGCCAAGCAGCTCAAGGCCAAGAAGAGCAAGAGGAAGAGGCGGGAAGAGACGGTGTGTGAGAAGCACCACCAGGCCCTGAGCCTCTTCTGCGAGAAGGATCAGGAGGTCGTGTGCTTGGCCTGCCGCATCTCCTGCGACCACCGGGATCACAACGTGCGGCCCGTCGACAAGGCGGCCCCGTCTCACAAGAAGAGGCTCAGGGGTTACCTCGGCCCCCTGAGAAGGCAGGTGGAGGACGTGCGCAAGTTCATCTCCAGCGAGCAGAGAAAGCCGGGAGCGCtcagggagaaggtggagagCCGGAGGCAGAAATTAGCCTCCGAGTTCGAGAAACTTCACCAGTTTCTCAACGAGGAACAGCAAGCCGTTCTCAGGAGActggaagatgaagaaaaggagaTTCTGCAGAAACTGAGCGAGAACGTCACCAAGCTTTCCGACCACAGCTCCTCACTGAATAAACTGATAAGTGAGATCGAGGAGAGGTCTCAGCAGTCGGCGGTGGAATTGCTGAAGGGGATAAAAAGTACCCTGAGCAGGTGTGAAAATATCAAAATCCCAGCAGCGGTCTCTATTGAGTTGAAGAAAGACATGTGCAGTTTTCCTTTACAACATTTTGCTCTCAAGAAAATGATCAGAAAATTTAAAGTGGATGTAACTCTGGATCCCGAAACGGCACATCCCAACCTGATCCTCTCCGAGGACCGGAAGAGCGTCAGATTTGGGGACACAAAACAGGATCTCCCCGACAATCCCGAGAGATTCACCTATTATCCGTTCGTCCTGGGTTCCGAGGGATTTGCGTCGGGCAGGCATTACTGGGAAGTGGAAGTGGGTGACAAAACCCAGTGGACCTTGGGGGTTTGCAGAGACTCCGTGATCAGGAAAGGAAAGATCACACCGTCACCCCAGGGTGGCTACTGGAGGTTACGGCTGTGGAATAAAGACGTATATGCAGCCCTCACTTCCAACCCGACACCGCTTCTCTTAAGAGTCAAGCCTAGACGGATTGGAATTTTTCTGGACTACGAGTTGGGCGAGGTGTCCTTTTACAATTTGAACGATAGATCTCACATCTATACTTTCACTGAGACTTTCACAGAAAAACTTCGCCCTTTTTTTTACCCTGGAGTGCATTCAACTCCTCTAATAATCAGACCGGTAACAGATTGGGAATGA